In the genome of Sphingomonas naphthae, one region contains:
- a CDS encoding arylesterase: protein MFGGSHTDLSPLILAFGDSLTAGYGLGAKESFAAQLEASIRGRMPLARVQNAGVSGDTSERALARLPRLLSSLLRRPDLAIVELGANDFLRGIPLERTRANLDAIITELSRCGIPVMLAAMQAPRSLGAFAEKCDALYADLARKNAIPVVPFFPAGVIGNPGLTLPDRIHPNAAAIRLIVRGMLPAVLDALISQRGIAA from the coding sequence ATGTTCGGAGGATCGCACACGGACCTTTCTCCACTAATTCTCGCCTTCGGCGACAGCCTGACGGCCGGTTACGGACTCGGCGCTAAGGAGTCGTTCGCGGCGCAACTGGAGGCGTCGATCCGGGGCCGCATGCCATTGGCGCGGGTGCAGAACGCGGGCGTTTCCGGCGACACCTCCGAACGCGCCCTGGCGCGCCTTCCGAGACTGCTTTCTTCGCTTCTTCGCCGGCCGGATCTGGCGATCGTGGAGTTGGGAGCGAACGATTTTCTGCGTGGCATCCCTCTCGAGCGGACTCGCGCGAACCTCGACGCGATCATCACCGAATTGAGCCGGTGTGGCATCCCCGTGATGCTGGCCGCGATGCAGGCGCCTCGGTCCCTCGGGGCCTTCGCTGAGAAGTGCGATGCGCTCTATGCCGATCTGGCCCGCAAGAATGCGATCCCGGTCGTCCCGTTCTTTCCCGCTGGGGTCATTGGCAACCCCGGGCTCACGCTTCCCGACCGCATCCATCCAAATGCGGCTGCGATCCGGTTGATCGTCCGGGGAATGTTGCCGGCCGTCTTGGACGCGCTGATTTCGCAGCGGGGGATCGCCGCCTGA
- a CDS encoding DksA/TraR family C4-type zinc finger protein, which translates to MAGGWTRDGAVQDQIDDTITDAVLSARARMPLGESADYCDDCGDEIPERRRLALPGTRTCVGCQSARDAAYRPAGFNRRGSKDSQLR; encoded by the coding sequence ATGGCTGGTGGTTGGACGCGCGATGGCGCGGTGCAGGATCAGATCGACGACACGATCACTGATGCGGTGCTCAGCGCCCGTGCGCGAATGCCGTTGGGTGAGAGTGCCGACTATTGCGACGACTGCGGAGACGAGATCCCGGAACGTCGGCGGCTAGCGTTGCCGGGGACGCGCACATGCGTAGGATGCCAGTCGGCCCGAGATGCTGCGTATCGTCCGGCTGGTTTCAATCGTAGGGGCAGCAAGGACAGCCAGCTACGCTAA
- a CDS encoding transposase produces MADDVRTFETGFERQEGQRPSRMDVIPAGPMRRRWSAEAKARIIASSFEPGANIAEIARTHGLLPQQLYAWRHDSIPGKRLSNKKLGFVPAMIEDAGVTGSADDGSDEIVIRTAALAIHVPPGASEENIARVLAAVSRSG; encoded by the coding sequence GTGGCCGATGATGTAAGAACATTCGAAACAGGTTTCGAAAGGCAGGAGGGCCAGCGGCCCTCGCGTATGGATGTCATTCCAGCAGGACCGATGCGGCGTCGGTGGTCGGCCGAGGCCAAGGCCCGGATCATTGCGTCGAGTTTTGAACCCGGCGCCAACATCGCAGAAATTGCACGAACGCATGGACTGCTACCGCAGCAGCTCTACGCTTGGCGGCACGACAGTATTCCGGGCAAGCGCCTTTCCAACAAGAAGCTGGGCTTTGTCCCGGCGATGATTGAAGATGCGGGCGTCACTGGCTCGGCTGATGATGGAAGCGATGAGATCGTGATCCGCACGGCCGCCCTTGCTATCCACGTGCCACCGGGCGCGAGCGAGGAAAATATCGCCCGGGTGCTCGCCGCTGTGAGCCGGTCGGGATGA
- the tnpB gene encoding IS66 family insertion sequence element accessory protein TnpB (TnpB, as the term is used for proteins encoded by IS66 family insertion elements, is considered an accessory protein, since TnpC, encoded by a neighboring gene, is a DDE family transposase.) produces MIIPPGPLKVMVATKPVDFRKGAVSLAALVEHELGLKPFSGVVFIFRSKRANRIKLLVWDGTGLVLVSKVLQTGGFHWPRAHDGVMRLSASQASALFEGLQWSKMHTPRTQVPVTTR; encoded by the coding sequence ATGATCATCCCGCCAGGGCCGCTCAAGGTGATGGTGGCGACAAAGCCGGTCGACTTCAGGAAAGGTGCCGTCAGCCTCGCGGCGCTGGTCGAGCATGAACTCGGACTCAAGCCCTTCTCGGGGGTGGTCTTCATCTTCCGCTCGAAGCGGGCGAACAGGATCAAGCTGCTGGTCTGGGACGGCACCGGCCTGGTGCTTGTGAGCAAGGTTTTGCAGACCGGAGGCTTTCATTGGCCGCGGGCGCACGATGGCGTGATGCGGCTGTCGGCATCGCAGGCGTCGGCCTTGTTCGAAGGGCTGCAATGGTCGAAAATGCACACGCCACGCACCCAGGTTCCGGTGACGACGCGATAG
- the tnpC gene encoding IS66 family transposase, translated as MSATASDLPDDVATLKAMVLAGLEREARMQHIIDQITRTTFGKRSEKLSEDQLALAFDDLDVARAELEALGEQAAGQKKERARRESGTARASLPAHLTRVEEVILPDEKECPCCGGTLHCIDSDISSRLDVIPVQYRVIVTSRPKMACRACSEGVFQAPAPKHVVPGGLPTEALIADVLVKKYADHMPFYRQAQALVRQGIEIDRGTMCNWAGRAAGWLGRLTGRMKADLLTGGRLFVDETTAKVLAPGTGKVKTGYLWAIARDDGAHGGTDPPAIAYTYMPGRGKVWAEKLLGDFTGIVQCDGYGAYKHIEALDRKGGPGTLAFCWAHVRRGFFDDAKGGNAPVADEALRRIASLYKIEARIRGSSPERRLAIRQAEATPIIAGMRPWLEEILPKLPRSSNTAEAIRYTLNHWKGLVRFLEDGRIELDNNTVERSIRPITLQRKNALFTGHDLGAENWATFASLIETCKLGGINPQAYLTDVLTRIVLRNDTDPIDDLLPYNWVDSRLAASTVIEQAA; from the coding sequence ATGTCCGCCACGGCATCCGACCTTCCTGATGATGTCGCCACCCTCAAGGCGATGGTCTTGGCCGGCCTCGAGCGTGAAGCTCGAATGCAGCATATCATCGACCAGATCACCCGCACGACCTTCGGGAAACGGTCGGAGAAACTGAGCGAAGATCAGTTGGCGCTTGCCTTTGATGATCTCGACGTCGCCCGTGCTGAACTCGAGGCGCTCGGTGAGCAGGCAGCAGGCCAGAAGAAGGAACGGGCGCGAAGGGAAAGTGGGACAGCACGGGCGTCGCTGCCGGCGCATCTGACCCGCGTTGAGGAAGTGATCCTTCCAGACGAGAAGGAATGCCCCTGCTGCGGAGGCACGCTGCACTGCATAGACAGCGACATATCGAGCCGGCTTGATGTGATCCCGGTCCAGTATCGCGTGATCGTCACGTCCCGACCGAAAATGGCTTGCCGCGCATGCAGCGAGGGGGTGTTCCAGGCGCCCGCGCCTAAGCATGTGGTGCCAGGCGGCCTGCCCACCGAAGCGTTGATCGCCGATGTTCTGGTCAAGAAATATGCCGATCACATGCCCTTCTATCGCCAGGCGCAGGCGCTTGTGCGTCAAGGTATCGAGATCGACCGGGGAACTATGTGCAACTGGGCGGGCCGAGCTGCAGGCTGGCTCGGGCGCCTGACCGGCCGGATGAAGGCTGACCTCCTGACGGGCGGCAGGCTGTTCGTCGATGAGACCACTGCCAAGGTCCTGGCCCCCGGCACCGGCAAGGTGAAGACGGGATATCTCTGGGCGATCGCTCGTGATGATGGCGCGCATGGCGGCACCGATCCACCGGCGATCGCCTACACCTATATGCCGGGGCGTGGGAAAGTCTGGGCAGAAAAATTGCTCGGGGACTTCACCGGCATCGTCCAATGCGATGGCTATGGCGCCTATAAGCATATCGAGGCGCTGGACCGGAAGGGCGGCCCGGGAACGCTCGCCTTTTGCTGGGCGCACGTTAGGCGTGGCTTCTTCGACGATGCCAAGGGCGGCAACGCCCCCGTCGCCGATGAGGCGCTAAGGCGGATCGCCAGTCTCTATAAGATCGAGGCTCGTATCCGAGGCTCCAGCCCCGAACGCAGGTTGGCGATCCGCCAGGCTGAAGCCACGCCGATCATCGCCGGCATGCGCCCCTGGCTCGAGGAAATACTGCCCAAGCTGCCCCGAAGCTCCAATACGGCCGAGGCCATCAGATACACCCTCAACCACTGGAAAGGCCTCGTCCGCTTCCTTGAGGATGGGCGGATCGAGTTGGACAACAATACCGTCGAACGGTCCATCAGGCCCATTACCCTCCAGCGGAAAAATGCCCTGTTCACAGGCCATGACCTGGGAGCTGAAAACTGGGCGACCTTCGCCAGCCTCATCGAAACGTGCAAACTGGGTGGTATCAACCCTCAGGCCTACCTCACCGATGTCCTCACCCGTATCGTCCTGCGCAACGACACAGATCCAATCGATGATCTGCTCCCTTACAACTGGGTCGATAGCCGCCTCGCCGCCAGCACCGTCATCGAACAGGCCGCCTAA
- a CDS encoding DUF4403 family protein: MNKAVPKRLWSIDKPDQLCVASKQVKVLFARVKTPDLKCRIVGEVIRGEIAISGAGKDIVVSIPVHATVSAKDVGGVLRQETAQADAHVRARLRLDLADDWTPRATAVIAYDWVDAPHIQFLGQRIEFTGKADDKLKGVISKLQRSLPGELRKLRFRDRVEYAWRGAFTSVQLNESNPPVWMQIKPHELDYGGYEINGDRLTLKLGMRASTETFVGPRPADPPATPLPPLRHVAEKASRVLFTIPVIADYRELEPVLARALAKRSQRPFQVPGIGPVNATFGKVQAYGTTGGRIAVGVTFSAARPGSTPSHGTIWLTARPVNEVNSRQIGFADLEVSGVTNSTGTGLLIKLANTPGLSSTIAGALTQNFSNDYDKLLSKVGQAVSEKRVGDLVVRARITDVRTGRIVAAGQGVYLPVWGKGTASIELAPTSLSN; the protein is encoded by the coding sequence TTGAACAAGGCCGTGCCGAAGCGCCTGTGGTCGATCGACAAGCCTGATCAGCTTTGCGTGGCCTCCAAGCAGGTGAAGGTGCTGTTTGCTCGGGTCAAGACGCCGGACCTGAAGTGCCGGATCGTCGGCGAGGTGATTCGTGGAGAGATCGCGATCTCCGGAGCGGGCAAGGACATCGTCGTGTCGATCCCCGTGCACGCGACCGTCAGCGCCAAGGACGTCGGTGGCGTTCTGAGGCAGGAGACGGCCCAGGCCGACGCGCATGTCCGCGCCCGCCTACGCCTCGACCTCGCTGACGACTGGACGCCGCGCGCGACGGCCGTGATCGCCTATGACTGGGTTGATGCGCCGCACATCCAGTTCCTGGGCCAGCGCATCGAATTCACCGGCAAGGCGGACGATAAGCTGAAGGGCGTCATCTCAAAGCTCCAGCGGTCGCTTCCAGGAGAGCTCAGGAAGCTGCGTTTCCGCGACCGGGTTGAGTACGCCTGGCGCGGCGCCTTCACGTCGGTTCAGCTCAACGAGAGCAACCCGCCGGTCTGGATGCAGATCAAGCCACATGAGCTCGATTACGGGGGCTACGAAATAAATGGTGATCGACTGACCCTGAAACTCGGGATGAGGGCGTCGACCGAGACGTTCGTCGGTCCTCGCCCGGCGGATCCGCCCGCCACGCCCCTTCCGCCGCTCCGGCACGTCGCCGAGAAGGCAAGCCGCGTGCTGTTCACGATCCCGGTCATAGCCGACTACAGGGAGCTTGAGCCGGTGCTGGCCAGGGCGCTGGCGAAGCGATCGCAGCGACCGTTTCAGGTCCCCGGCATTGGTCCGGTCAACGCTACATTCGGCAAGGTGCAGGCATACGGCACGACTGGCGGCCGTATCGCGGTCGGTGTGACCTTCAGCGCGGCCCGTCCGGGAAGCACGCCCTCCCACGGCACGATCTGGTTGACAGCCCGTCCGGTCAACGAGGTCAACAGCCGCCAGATTGGCTTCGCTGATCTCGAGGTGAGCGGCGTCACTAACTCGACCGGCACCGGGCTGCTCATCAAGCTGGCGAACACGCCAGGCCTCTCCAGCACGATTGCGGGCGCCCTGACGCAGAACTTCAGCAACGACTATGACAAGTTGCTGTCGAAGGTCGGGCAGGCGGTTTCCGAGAAGCGCGTCGGCGACCTTGTCGTGCGCGCCCGGATCACGGACGTGCGCACCGGCCGGATCGTCGCCGCAGGCCAAGGCGTCTACCTGCCGGTCTGGGGCAAAGGCACCGCAAGTATCGAACTCGCCCCGACTTCCCTTTCGAACTAG
- a CDS encoding helicase-related protein, whose product MTAAADEILSAPPEEATLGIGEIAVDLAKLASVGDILFAAADEQRGVAVTQALAAAAPEAAVLFCPSSDALPGDDSPASPANVGRRVSTLLRIRQLLAEPERPRIVCITTGEALGRLYPEPAAFDAVLPRVVVGEAVDLGELFGRLEEIGYIPDERVDEPGEIGLRGQVLDVYPADADAPLRIEASEGRVAAIRIFDPADQRTTAECDRRELGRVAEPPLGERAVTLLDHLPDFRVVVPAPSDDRRRRFIALAQDAARRRPKRAVRDVATDALWRKTLSRREVVELQPASEAPPRFVEAKRPLQTFAKAALAAAEAGLKIALLGSERDLRFLSSRVASAMKRPVGHAGSWAEIAAAEPGSVHALTMPVERGFNREGVLAVAAADLLGSRAERGDAPTAPADTTLFSFGEIRVGDVVVHEDHGISVVAGLERMPEVDGADSGDAIALTFADGGIRLVPVAEADRIWRYGAEADAVTLDKLDGGSWEKRRGAIDAAIAESARELTKLAGERAERTAPKLEPAADAYERFAAGFPFSETPDQARAIEAVRDDLASGQPMDRLVVGDVGYGKTEVALRAAAIAALAGRQVAVAAPTTVLARQHIESFTERFEGTGIVVAGLSRLSTAAERKQVKSGLADGSIGVVVGTGAVAAKGVTYKDLALVVIDEEQRFGAADKARMRELGAGHVLTLSATPIPRTLQTALVGLQQLSVIATPPARRQPIRTSVGPFVPETVRTALLREKSRGGQSFVVVPRIEDMAVLAAQLEKIVPELELVQAHGKMPAPEIDDAMVRFGRGDGDVLLATNIIEAGLDVPRANTMVIWRADRFGLSQLHQLRGRVGRGSRRGQVLLLTDPSAEIAPRTLKRLRTLEAFDRLGAGFAISAQDLDMRGAGDLLGEAQAGHMKLIGVDLYQHLLEASIRASRGEDTERWSPELNLGVVGRFPESWLPDEELRVTLYCRLARIEDGDGLQMFADELADRFGTMPPEAETLLRIARVRVASRVARIARIDAGPAAVALTPRSDFDRDAKSLGLEEKKGRLLLSESIQDPAARLERVEELVEALSAEP is encoded by the coding sequence ATGACTGCAGCTGCCGACGAAATTCTGTCGGCACCCCCGGAGGAGGCGACGCTCGGCATCGGCGAAATCGCCGTCGACCTGGCGAAACTCGCCTCCGTCGGGGACATACTCTTCGCAGCTGCGGACGAGCAGCGCGGAGTGGCCGTCACGCAGGCGCTGGCTGCCGCCGCACCGGAAGCCGCCGTCCTCTTCTGCCCAAGCAGCGACGCGCTGCCAGGAGACGACTCGCCCGCGTCCCCCGCCAACGTCGGCCGGCGGGTTTCGACGCTGCTTCGGATCAGACAACTGCTGGCGGAGCCCGAACGACCCCGCATCGTCTGCATCACGACGGGAGAGGCGCTCGGCCGCCTCTATCCCGAGCCTGCCGCCTTCGACGCGGTGCTCCCGCGCGTCGTGGTGGGCGAGGCAGTCGATCTGGGGGAGCTCTTCGGGCGATTGGAGGAAATCGGCTACATCCCCGATGAACGCGTAGACGAGCCGGGTGAGATCGGACTGCGCGGACAGGTTCTCGACGTCTATCCGGCCGACGCCGACGCCCCCCTCCGGATCGAGGCGAGCGAGGGACGCGTGGCCGCCATCCGCATCTTCGATCCGGCTGATCAGCGCACGACGGCGGAATGCGATCGGCGGGAGCTGGGGCGCGTAGCCGAGCCGCCGCTCGGTGAGAGGGCCGTGACGTTACTGGATCACCTGCCTGATTTCCGCGTGGTCGTTCCCGCCCCCTCGGACGATCGTCGCAGGCGATTCATCGCGCTGGCGCAGGATGCCGCACGCCGTCGTCCGAAGCGCGCGGTGCGCGACGTGGCGACCGACGCCCTCTGGCGCAAAACGCTATCGAGACGGGAGGTGGTCGAACTTCAACCGGCGAGCGAAGCACCGCCGCGCTTCGTCGAAGCCAAGCGTCCGCTGCAAACCTTCGCAAAGGCCGCGCTAGCGGCGGCGGAGGCCGGACTGAAGATCGCGCTCCTCGGTAGTGAGCGCGATCTCCGGTTCCTCTCCAGCCGAGTTGCCTCCGCGATGAAGCGGCCAGTCGGTCATGCGGGGTCCTGGGCGGAGATCGCCGCCGCAGAGCCCGGTTCGGTCCACGCCCTCACCATGCCCGTCGAGCGGGGCTTCAACCGCGAAGGCGTGCTGGCGGTCGCCGCTGCGGATCTCTTGGGTAGCCGGGCGGAGCGCGGGGACGCCCCAACGGCGCCGGCCGACACCACGCTTTTCTCCTTCGGGGAAATCCGGGTCGGAGACGTGGTGGTCCACGAGGATCACGGCATATCGGTCGTTGCCGGTCTCGAGCGGATGCCCGAGGTCGACGGCGCCGACTCCGGCGATGCCATCGCCCTGACCTTCGCGGACGGCGGAATACGTCTCGTGCCGGTGGCGGAGGCGGACCGCATCTGGCGCTATGGCGCGGAGGCGGATGCCGTCACGCTGGACAAGCTCGATGGCGGAAGCTGGGAGAAGCGTCGCGGCGCAATTGACGCAGCGATCGCGGAGAGCGCGCGTGAACTGACGAAGCTCGCCGGGGAACGCGCCGAGCGAACGGCGCCGAAGCTGGAACCGGCAGCCGACGCATACGAACGGTTCGCCGCTGGATTCCCGTTCAGCGAGACGCCCGATCAGGCGCGGGCGATAGAAGCCGTGCGCGACGATCTGGCATCCGGCCAACCCATGGACCGGCTGGTCGTCGGGGACGTGGGATATGGCAAGACCGAGGTCGCGCTGCGCGCAGCGGCCATCGCAGCGCTCGCCGGACGGCAGGTCGCGGTCGCCGCTCCGACGACTGTCCTGGCACGTCAGCATATCGAGAGCTTCACCGAGCGGTTCGAGGGCACGGGCATCGTCGTGGCAGGATTGTCCCGTCTCTCGACCGCTGCCGAGAGGAAGCAGGTGAAGTCGGGTCTCGCCGACGGATCAATCGGAGTCGTGGTCGGGACAGGGGCCGTCGCCGCCAAGGGCGTGACCTACAAGGATCTCGCGCTCGTTGTCATTGATGAGGAGCAGCGTTTCGGCGCCGCCGACAAGGCACGGATGCGCGAGCTTGGCGCGGGGCACGTACTCACACTCTCCGCCACCCCGATCCCGCGAACCCTGCAGACCGCTCTAGTCGGCCTCCAACAACTATCGGTGATCGCGACGCCGCCCGCGCGTCGTCAGCCCATCCGCACCTCGGTTGGACCATTCGTGCCGGAGACGGTCCGGACCGCGCTGCTGCGCGAGAAGAGCCGGGGCGGCCAGAGCTTCGTCGTCGTACCGAGGATCGAGGACATGGCGGTTCTAGCCGCCCAGTTGGAGAAGATCGTCCCGGAGCTCGAACTGGTTCAGGCGCATGGAAAGATGCCCGCGCCGGAGATCGACGATGCCATGGTCCGGTTCGGTCGAGGCGACGGCGACGTTCTCCTTGCAACCAACATCATCGAGGCCGGCCTCGACGTCCCTCGCGCTAACACAATGGTCATCTGGCGCGCGGACCGCTTCGGGTTGTCCCAGCTCCATCAGCTTCGTGGTCGCGTCGGGAGGGGTAGCCGTCGTGGGCAGGTTCTGCTGCTCACCGATCCGTCCGCGGAGATCGCCCCACGCACCCTCAAGCGGCTGCGCACGCTCGAGGCTTTCGACCGCCTGGGCGCCGGTTTCGCGATCAGCGCGCAGGATCTCGACATGCGCGGGGCGGGTGACCTGCTCGGCGAGGCTCAAGCCGGGCACATGAAGCTGATAGGCGTCGATCTCTATCAGCACCTCCTCGAGGCCTCCATCCGCGCGTCGCGCGGCGAGGACACCGAGCGCTGGAGCCCTGAGCTCAACCTCGGCGTCGTCGGTAGATTTCCGGAGAGCTGGCTGCCTGACGAGGAGCTGCGGGTAACGCTCTACTGTCGGTTGGCCCGCATCGAGGACGGCGACGGGCTTCAGATGTTCGCCGACGAGCTCGCCGACAGGTTCGGAACGATGCCGCCTGAGGCGGAAACACTACTCAGGATCGCGCGCGTCCGCGTGGCATCACGTGTCGCTAGGATCGCGCGGATCGACGCGGGCCCGGCTGCCGTCGCGCTGACACCCCGCAGCGACTTCGATCGTGACGCGAAGTCCTTGGGACTCGAGGAGAAGAAGGGTCGCCTGCTGCTCTCGGAGAGCATCCAGGATCCGGCCGCGAGGTTGGAGAGAGTCGAAGAGCTGGTCGAGGCCCTGTCAGCCGAGCCCTGA
- a CDS encoding DUF2252 family protein, producing the protein MASGPGAHSLAPSAGDRRTVLEAARTLKMARSTHAYVRGNTVKFYEWLAASSAAKRLPQGPAIWICGDCHLGNLGPLSDGEGNVEIQIRDLDQTVIGNPAHDLIRLGLSLATAARGSDLPGVTTARMVEEMIDGYEHALADREEEYLGREPEVVRVVKRRALGRRWRHLAKERIDGPEPTIPIGKKFWPLEPAERSALVELFSDPDVKHAILSLDGRDRARELRLVDAAYWMKGCSSLGLLRYAGIIAIKGAKGRESFALVDIKEAIAAAAPIAPQAVMPADPAERVVAGARALSPHLGERTIAARLLGKSVFIRELAPQDMKLEVEQFTESQAVKAARYLAFIVGKAHARQMDRGQRNSWRRTLLDHHGSGIDAPTWLWQAVVDLSGSHEAGYLEHCRRYALQRVA; encoded by the coding sequence ATGGCAAGCGGCCCGGGCGCTCATTCGCTGGCACCTTCAGCCGGTGATCGCAGGACGGTTTTGGAGGCGGCCCGAACGCTGAAGATGGCCCGCTCCACTCACGCCTATGTCCGCGGCAACACCGTCAAGTTCTACGAATGGCTCGCTGCGTCCTCGGCGGCGAAGCGGCTGCCGCAGGGTCCGGCAATCTGGATCTGTGGCGACTGCCACCTCGGTAACCTCGGTCCGCTGAGCGACGGCGAGGGTAACGTGGAGATCCAGATCCGCGATCTCGATCAGACGGTAATCGGCAATCCTGCGCACGATCTCATCCGACTTGGCCTCTCGCTCGCGACGGCAGCGCGCGGTTCGGACCTGCCGGGCGTGACGACGGCTCGAATGGTTGAGGAGATGATCGACGGCTACGAGCATGCACTTGCAGATCGCGAGGAGGAATACCTCGGCCGCGAGCCAGAGGTCGTTCGCGTGGTCAAGCGGCGCGCCCTCGGCCGACGGTGGCGCCATCTCGCGAAGGAGCGGATCGACGGACCCGAGCCGACCATCCCCATCGGCAAGAAGTTCTGGCCGTTGGAACCTGCGGAGCGATCAGCGCTGGTCGAGCTTTTCTCTGATCCGGACGTCAAACACGCCATCCTATCGTTGGACGGCAGGGACCGCGCTCGCGAACTGCGTCTGGTCGATGCCGCCTATTGGATGAAGGGCTGCAGCTCGCTCGGGCTGCTCCGCTATGCGGGAATCATCGCTATAAAGGGGGCAAAGGGCCGCGAGAGCTTCGCGCTGGTCGACATCAAGGAGGCGATTGCCGCTGCAGCCCCGATCGCACCGCAGGCCGTGATGCCGGCGGACCCGGCCGAGCGCGTCGTCGCCGGTGCCCGCGCGCTGTCGCCGCATCTCGGCGAGCGCACGATTGCGGCTCGCCTCCTCGGCAAGTCGGTCTTTATCCGAGAGTTGGCTCCGCAGGACATGAAGCTGGAGGTCGAGCAGTTCACTGAGAGCCAGGCGGTGAAGGCCGCGCGGTACCTCGCCTTCATCGTGGGCAAGGCGCACGCGCGACAGATGGACAGAGGGCAGCGCAATTCGTGGCGGCGAACACTTCTCGACCACCACGGATCAGGGATCGATGCCCCCACGTGGCTCTGGCAGGCCGTAGTCGATCTTTCAGGCTCGCACGAAGCTGGATACCTCGAGCATTGCCGTCGGTACGCCTTGCAGCGCGTAGCCTAG
- a CDS encoding NAD(P)/FAD-dependent oxidoreductase, whose protein sequence is MFTDVVVIGGGPAGLTAAIYLARFHLGVTVIDRGGGRANSIPRTRNHSGFPDGITGADLVERMRTQAVNYGAINEIGEATAIERDGDGFVVWAAGSGYRCCAVLLATGAANNRPEMDLNDHDAALSRGLLRYCPICDGFEVTDQRVAVIGTGEHGSREANFLRSYTADVTLIAPSGPHDLNADQRQTLRDAGVDIVDGPCVNIEIGDDDIVLEVPSGRRHFATAYPALGSRIHSDLAKPLGVEMSDDGCMVVDRHQRTDIPGLYAAGDVVFGLDQISHAMGEGGVAATTIRNDLAERRPIRREARGQSPD, encoded by the coding sequence GTGTTCACGGACGTCGTCGTCATCGGCGGTGGACCTGCAGGACTGACCGCCGCCATCTACCTTGCCCGGTTCCACCTTGGCGTAACGGTGATCGACCGCGGCGGCGGCCGAGCCAATTCGATACCAAGAACGCGCAATCACTCTGGTTTTCCGGACGGGATCACAGGGGCGGATCTGGTCGAGCGGATGAGGACGCAGGCTGTGAACTATGGTGCCATAAACGAGATTGGCGAGGCGACCGCGATAGAGCGGGATGGCGACGGCTTCGTCGTCTGGGCGGCGGGTTCGGGCTACCGATGTTGCGCCGTCCTGCTGGCCACTGGCGCGGCGAACAACCGGCCGGAGATGGATCTTAACGACCATGATGCGGCGTTGAGCCGCGGTCTGCTGCGCTACTGCCCGATCTGCGATGGCTTCGAGGTGACTGACCAGCGCGTCGCGGTCATTGGGACCGGCGAGCACGGATCGCGCGAGGCGAACTTCCTACGAAGCTATACCGCCGACGTAACGCTGATCGCTCCGAGCGGACCCCATGATTTGAATGCCGACCAGCGACAGACGCTCCGGGACGCCGGCGTCGATATCGTCGACGGGCCATGCGTCAACATCGAGATCGGCGACGACGACATCGTGCTGGAAGTGCCGTCGGGACGACGACACTTCGCTACGGCCTATCCGGCGCTCGGTTCTCGGATCCACTCCGACCTTGCGAAGCCTCTCGGTGTCGAGATGAGCGATGACGGCTGCATGGTGGTCGATCGGCACCAGCGCACCGACATTCCAGGTCTTTACGCGGCTGGCGACGTCGTCTTCGGCCTCGACCAGATCAGTCACGCGATGGGCGAAGGCGGTGTCGCGGCAACGACTATCCGGAACGACCTCGCAGAGCGTCGTCCGATCCGTCGCGAAGCCCGCGGTCAAAGCCCAGACTAG